GCGGCATCTTTGGCGATCACGCGTCGCCGATATCGGATACCACCGCCGTCAGTTCGGTCGCATCGGGCTGTGATCTGCTAGAGCATGTTGAAACGCAGATGCCCTATGCACTAACGAGCGGAGCTGCCGCATTTGTGGCATACATTGTTGCAGGTATTGTCACCATCTGAGAGTGACTTCTATGGCGCATTGGGTCATGTTTTGTTAACAGTGCTCCACTACTATTAGCGTATCTAAACGATTCGCTGAGCAGAGGTAATAACGAATGGCGACCCCAAAAACACAACGTGTAAGCGAATATAGCATTGTTGAGGAGCGCCTCAATGTGCTGTCCCATGCACTGGGAGTGTTACTTGCGGCCATTGGGACGTTACTGTTACTCGTCAAAGCCGTGAGCTTTGGCTCCACAGTGCATATCGTCAGTTTCGGCGTTTATGGGGCGAGTATGGTTATACTCTATGCCGCCTCATCACTCTATCACTCAGCTACTACTCCGGTTGCTCGCCGGCGCTTAAAGGTTTTTGATCACGCCGCTATCTATGTATTAATAGCCGGGAGCTATACGCCATTCACGCTGGTGGTCCTTGAGGGGTGGGTAGGTTGGACCCTGTTTGGCATTGTGTGGGGAATGGCCCTAGCGGGGGTTATACTAAAAATCTTCTTTACTGGCCGTTACGATAAAATTTCAACTGCTATCTACGTACTCATGGGATGGCTTATTGTCTTCGCCATTAAACCGCTGTCAGAGGGGCTACCTGAAGCCGGCATACAGTGGTTAGTAGCGGGAGGGATTAGCTACACAGTTGGTGCATTGCTTTATAGTGTTAAGCGCTTGCCGCTCAACCATGCACTATTTCATGTGTTTGTAGTGCTCGGGACGGTTTTCCAATTCATAACGGTTTATGAATACATTCTTATCACGCCGTAATGTCATGGAAGCCGTTTAGCTCACAGATTCACGGCCGCTCAATGGTGGCGCGTAATACTTCGCCCGCTAATGTGATCACTGGTAGCCCCCAGCATCGGACCATGCTTAAATAGTCAAATTAACTTCTTGTCTTGGAATACATGATATGGCCAGCGCAAGCCTCTTTGCATTATTTGATGATATCGCAGCAGTGTTAGATGACGTGGCAATGATGACTAAGGTAGCCGCTAAAAAATCTGCCGGGGTATTGGGCGATGACTTGGCTTTGAATGCCGAACAGGTGAGTGGTGTTCGAGCTGAGCGAGAGCTACCTGTAGTCTGGGCGGTCGCCAAAGGTTCAATGCTGAACAAACTGATCCTCGTGCCAACGGCACTAATTATCAGCGCCCTACTACCTCAACTCATTCTGCCTGCATTGATGCTAGGGGGCCTCTACCTCTGCTACGAAGGGTCGGAAAAGATTTGGCATTTTCTTGCTCACCGCGATGAGCGTAAAAAAGACAAGGCGGTTCTCTCTTCGGCACTGCGTCATCCGGAAATTGACTTGGCGGTCCTCGAACGCGAGAAGATTCGTGGAGCGATTCGCACGGACTTCATCCTTTCAGCTGAGATTATTGTCATTGTGCTTGGTACTGTCGCCACCGCCACACTCTTAAATAAAACTCTCGTCCTATCACTAATCGCCATTGCTATGACCGTGGGTGTATACGGATTAGTGGCCTTTATCGTTAAGCTCGATGACATGGCCCTGCATATGGTGAATTCGGCCAGCGAAGGTTTCTTTGGCGGCTTACAGAAGCAAGTCGGAATGGCCATTTTAGCTTTCTGCCCATGGCTCATGAAGTCGTTATCTGTGGTTGGAACCGTTGCGATGTTCCTCGTTGGCGGTGGCATCATTGCGCACGGTATTCCGATGATTGAGCAGGCGATACACGGCCTTGATCTGCCTCTATCAATGGTCAGTAATGCACTGATGCAGGGGTTAGTGGGGCTGATTGTTGGTGCCGTTGCTGTGATGCTGATGTCCAGCGCCAGAAAAGTCTATCGTTTAGTGAGGCCAGCTTCCTAGCAAGCTAATTCAACACCAACACCAACACCAACGCCAAGTGCTCGTCATTCGTTCAGGTCAACGATCGCAAGCTCGTTGCCGGTTAGGGAGCCAATAATGAGTTGCTGATCGCGCCGGATAACACTGGTTAGAAGGGTAAGCTTATTCGCCGAATGTCGTGTTTCAACAACTCTTCCTCGCTCATCAATTCTGGCAATCAAACCGTAGTGCTGTGGAGGTTCTACCCACTTGGGAGGTAGGGCGCCTAAGATTCGTAACAGGGTAGGGCTGTTGTAGAGTTGGCTAAGTTCGGGCGTACGCAAGCTGACCAGCGCCACCCAGTAGCCAGATTGTGGATCCGCACGGATATTGTCGGGTAGTGCCGGCAAGCTATCAATAAACACTTCGCTTTGGCCGAGTTGCTCTCCGCGTAACCAGTAGCGAAGGATACGAGCCTTGCCGGTTTCATTGATAAGTAGGAAGTCTTCGTTGGGTGAGAGGGTCACGCCGTTGGCGAAAAAGAGCCCGTCCATTGCCACCAATACTTCCTCAGATATTGGGTCATAGCGCAGTAGGCGGCCCGTCATAGACGCTTCAAAGAAATCACGAATATGCTCACCAAAAGGGAAGCGTTGAGATGCTTGAGTGACCCAAATCACGCCGTCCTCTGAGACAGCAACGTCGTCTAAGAAACCGAAATTGGGATTTTGCTGCGAATTAATGAGCGTAGTAATAGTGCCATCCGACTCAAGGCGAAGTAGACCGGTTACCGCGTCGGCGATGAGTAGTCGTTGTTGGGTATCGAAGGTGAGTCCTAGCGGTCGTCCGCCGGTGTTTGCAAGGATCGTCACCGCTAAGTCGGGGTGGGCTACTTTAACGATGTCGCCATTAGCTAGTCCGGTGTAAAGGTGGCCCTGTTGATCAATGGCTACCGCCTCGGGTCCCTCGGCACCTACGTCAACCAAATTTGCTTGATCTAGACTAAGTTGGGGTGCATAGACGCCCGTGAGCGGTTGGATAGCGTCGGGTTTGAATAGCTCAGGGCGAACCGGAGAGACAGCAAAGAGCGTGATGCCTAGCACTACAATGATCATGATGGCTAGGCTCGTTGCTTGCAATGCTGTCTTCATAGCTAGGCTTCTCCTGACACCTCCGCTCGCGCTCGGTCTCTTAACTCGCGGCGTAGAATCTTGCCGACATTGGATTTTGGTAGATCCGCTTCAAAACAGATCTGCTTGGGGATCTTGTAGGCGGTTAAGCCCTCACGGCAAAATGCCTGAAGCGCTGCTGCATCTAAGGTAGAGTCTTTTGTGACAACATACAACCGAATAGCCTCGCCCGTGTTTTCATCTGGCACGCCAACCGCGGCACATTCAACTACCTCAGGGTGCCCGTAGACTACCGCTTCCACCTCATTAGGGTAAACATTAAACCCTGATACAATGATCATGTCCTTGAGGCGATCGACAATCTTAATGAAGCCTTCTTCGTCAACAAA
This DNA window, taken from Umboniibacter marinipuniceus, encodes the following:
- the trhA gene encoding PAQR family membrane homeostasis protein TrhA, translated to MATPKTQRVSEYSIVEERLNVLSHALGVLLAAIGTLLLLVKAVSFGSTVHIVSFGVYGASMVILYAASSLYHSATTPVARRRLKVFDHAAIYVLIAGSYTPFTLVVLEGWVGWTLFGIVWGMALAGVILKIFFTGRYDKISTAIYVLMGWLIVFAIKPLSEGLPEAGIQWLVAGGISYTVGALLYSVKRLPLNHALFHVFVVLGTVFQFITVYEYILITP
- a CDS encoding DUF808 domain-containing protein, translating into MASASLFALFDDIAAVLDDVAMMTKVAAKKSAGVLGDDLALNAEQVSGVRAERELPVVWAVAKGSMLNKLILVPTALIISALLPQLILPALMLGGLYLCYEGSEKIWHFLAHRDERKKDKAVLSSALRHPEIDLAVLEREKIRGAIRTDFILSAEIIVIVLGTVATATLLNKTLVLSLIAIAMTVGVYGLVAFIVKLDDMALHMVNSASEGFFGGLQKQVGMAILAFCPWLMKSLSVVGTVAMFLVGGGIIAHGIPMIEQAIHGLDLPLSMVSNALMQGLVGLIVGAVAVMLMSSARKVYRLVRPAS
- a CDS encoding SMP-30/gluconolactonase/LRE family protein: MKTALQATSLAIMIIVVLGITLFAVSPVRPELFKPDAIQPLTGVYAPQLSLDQANLVDVGAEGPEAVAIDQQGHLYTGLANGDIVKVAHPDLAVTILANTGGRPLGLTFDTQQRLLIADAVTGLLRLESDGTITTLINSQQNPNFGFLDDVAVSEDGVIWVTQASQRFPFGEHIRDFFEASMTGRLLRYDPISEEVLVAMDGLFFANGVTLSPNEDFLLINETGKARILRYWLRGEQLGQSEVFIDSLPALPDNIRADPQSGYWVALVSLRTPELSQLYNSPTLLRILGALPPKWVEPPQHYGLIARIDERGRVVETRHSANKLTLLTSVIRRDQQLIIGSLTGNELAIVDLNE